The sequence below is a genomic window from Clostridium perfringens.
ATAGAGTTTACTTCTTCTAAAGAAGGTAACAAATTCACACTTCCTGAAGGGAAATACACATTTGAAGAAACATTAGCTCCTGAAGGATATAGAATAAATAAAGAAGTTGGAACATTTGAAATAAAAGATGGACAAATCACAAAGGCTAATCTTAAAGATGAAAGAAAGCAAGGTGATTTAATCTTTACTAAGACAGATGTTACAACTGGTAAAGTTATTGAAGGTGCTAAGATAAAAATAACTTGCACCGAAGGTTTATCAAAAGGAAAAGTAATAGATTTTACTTCTTCAAAAGATGGAAATAAATTTACTTTAGATGAAGGAAAGTACACATTTGAAGAAACTTCAGCTCCTAATGGATATAGAATAAATAAAGAAGTTGGAACATTTGAAATAAAAGACGGAGAAATCACAAAGGCTAATCTTAAAGATGAAAGAAAACAAGGTGATTTAGAGTTCACTAAGACAGATGTTACTGATGGTAGAATAATTGAGGGGGCTAAGATAAAAATAATTTGTGTAGAAGGCTTATCAAAAGGAAAAGTAATAGAGTTTACTTCTTTCAAAGATGGAAATAAATTTACTTTAGACGAAGGAAAATACACATTTGAAGAAATTTCAGCTCCTAATGGATATGAAATAAATAAAGAAGTTGGAACATTTGAAATAAAAGACGGAGAAATCACAAAAGCTAATCTTAAAGATGAAAGAACAACTGGAGTTTTAGAGTTTACTAAAACAGATGTTGCTACTGGAGAAGTTTTAGAAGGAGCTAAGATAAAAATAGAGTGCCTTGAAGGATTGGATCAAGGGAAAGTAATAGAGTTTACTTCTAGCAAAGAAGGTAATAAATTTACTCTTGCAAAAGGTAAGTATAGAATTTCTGAAACTAAAGCTCCTGAAGGATATGAATTAACAACTGAAACTGGTGAGTTTGAAATAACTAATCAAGGAGATATAATTACATGCAATCTTACAAATAAAAAGATTGAAATTGTTAAAACTGGAAGTAGATTTGATATAAATTCATTAATTCCTTTAGGTATTCTTTTAGTTGCTGGAGGTATTGGTGGATTATTTTTCACTAAGAAGAGAAAATTATCATAATAAGATAAAGGTGTCCCCGGGGGACACCTTTTAAAATATGATTTAAATTACAAAGTAATTAAAAGTGTCCCCGGGGGACACTTTTTTTTAGGTTATTTGAAAAGGAAGTGAGATTATAGTGTTAGTAACTATGATTATTTTGATATTATTTTTACTTGATTGTATTTATATAGAATTATTTAAAGGAGCAAAGAGAGCAGATATTATTATGGCAAAATTAGCAAAGGAAGAATTAAGAAAATAAAATGAAAAAAATCTTAGTAATATTAATACTAATAGGAATAAGTTTAATATCAGTTGCTTCTTATATAGATTATAAAGATAATAATATTAAAAATGATCTTATAAGTAATTATGAAAATAATTCTAGTATAGATAATTCTATTGAAAAAGAAAATGATAATATCGAAAATAAGATATCTAATGAATTTGAATATAAAGAAGAAACTATAAATAGTAAAAGAACAAATGTAATTGGAATTTTAGAAATAAAAAGTATAGGACTTAAAGCTCCTATTGTAGATGGAGAAGAAAACTTAGATTATGTTGTAGCAAAGTATAGAAATAGTGCTAATTTTGGACAAGTAGGAAATGTTATTCTAGCTGGACATAATAATATGAAAGGTTCTATATTTAAAAATTTATATAAAGTAAAAATTGGTGATATTATAGAAATTAAAACTGACAATAATATTTACAAGTATAAATTAACAGAAAGAGTTATAGTAAATCCAAGTGATTCTAGTCTATTAACTCAAGATATATCTAAAAAAGAAATAACATTAATAACTTGTATAAACAGAGCTAAAGAGAGATTGATACTTAAAGGTAAAATTATTTAATGATTTTGAGAATATCGAAAATAGATATATTTTAGCTTAAATAAAGGTGTGAGTTAAATTGATTAACAGATACATAATTAAAGAAAAGAATTTAAATTGATAAAGTGAGGTTTTGAATGTGGATAAAGGACAAGATAAAGTTATTAAATTTTATATTGAAAATAGTATAGAAATTGGAGAGTTTAGTTTAGAAAAAGAAGTTAATGAACTCCTTTCTGAATTTATTACTCCATATAAAAGGAGCTTTGAAGCTATAAAGATAGGAGTAATTTTATTAGTTAATAATATTGAATATAGAAACAAAGCAACAAAATTATATGAAAAAATTGCTGAAATATTAGATAGTACATATAGTTCAATATATAGGTCTATTAGATATTCATTGGATGTTGCATATTGGCAAGGAAGGTTAAAAAATAAAAGCATAGGTGAATATAAGTTTATCGAACCACAAACAAAACCAACTCCTTTTGAATTTATGAATATGATTAGAGAGCAAATAAGTACAAAAATGAATAGATGCTTTGTTGCTAAAAGTAAAGCTTTGAAAGGGGGTGATGTAATTGGCTAGAGGAAATAATAGAAATAATGTTAAAAATCCAATTAAAGAAACTGTAAGCATGATTTTAGAGAGTAAAGGTATAAGTTATGACACATGGTTAGAAGAAGCTCATATGAAGCTTATATTTGAAAATTTAGAGCTTTTAAATGAGGGGTTAGCTTTAAAAAAAGAATTAGAAGGTAATAGTGGAGAATAAAAAGCGTTTTTATTAAAAACGCTTTTTTTATTTTAAATTTTTTAGTGAAAAGGAGAATTAAATATGGATGTAATTGACCAAATAAAAAATTTACTTAATGAAGCAGTAAAATGGCTACAAATTTTAGGAACTCCGGCAGCAGCCTTAGCTTTTGGTATAGGTGGATTCTTTCAAATATTTGGAGGGAATGAAGGAGGTAGAAAGGCAAGACCGTGGTATATAGGAGCTGGTATAGGATTAATAATAATTCTAGGAGCTTCAGCTATAGCTAGTTTCTTACAAAGTAAAATAACATTTTAAGATTTAAAAAGTAAAGACCTTTAATATAAGGTCTTTACTTAATTAAAAAAAATGAAAGAGTGAGTTTATGGATAGTATATTTTCATTTTTAGATGAATTTTTAAGAAAATCAATTATGAATATTATGGAATTTAAGAGTGATAAAGAACTTAGAGTATTAAATGAACTATATAATGATAAACGCTTATGTGTAAGGTTTTGGTATAGATTCTATAAAAAACAAAGGATTATAAAGACTTTAAAATTTAAGAAAAGGAGGATAATTAATGAGCTTTTTTAGTAACTTAAAAAATACAATATCTAATGAACTTAGAAGCAATGAAAAATACAAAAATGAAAAATTTAATTTAGGTAGATTTGTTTCTAGTAATAAAACACTTGTTACATTAACATTAAGCATTTTATTAGCTGTAACTATAATAGTAAATATAATTGTAGGAGCTTTTACTACTTTAACATCTTTTAATTCAGATACTATTTCTAGTTTTAGTGTTTTAAAAAGTATGTTTAATATAACTTTGATTTTTAAATATCCACTTTTTTATTTATTAATTTATATTGTTTTATGTATACCAATTTTAAAGCTTGTATTTGATTTGAAAAAATCTTTTATTAGCTTAGAAGATGGTCAAAAAGGGACTAGCCGTTTTACTACACTAGAAGAAATAAAAGCACAATACAAAGAAGTTCCAGAAAAAAAAGAAGGGTTTAAAGGGGGAGGTGGAGTTCCAATTTCTAGACATAAAGATAAAATTTATATTGATACAAGTCCAGTAAATAATTTAATTATAGGTACTACTAGAAGTGGTAAAGGAGAAATGTTTGTAGTTCCATTAATAGATATTTATTCTAGGGCTGAAGAACAAGCTTCTATGGTTTTGAATGATCCAAAGGGTGAATTAGTAGCTATGTCTAAAGATACACTAGAAAAACGAGGATACAGAGTTGAAGTGTTAAACTTATTAAATCCTTTAAATTCAATAAGTTATAATCCGTTACAACTTATAATAGATGCTTATGAAAAAGGTGAATTAGACGAAGCTCAAAATTTGTGTAAAACATTAACATATGCTTTGTATTATAATCCTTCTGCTAAAGACCCATTTTGGCAAAATTCAGCAATGACACTTGTCAATGGGTTGATTTTAGCGATAATAGATGAATGTCTTAATAAATGCAAAATATTAGATGTGAAAATAAAAGATTTTGAAAATAAGATAAATGAATTAAGAAATAAGATTAATGAAGTTGAAAATACTGAAGAAATAAAAATTATAAATAATAAAATTGAAGCACATAAAGAAGCTATTAAAGAATTAGAAAAGAGAAAAAAAGAAGAAAATTCAAAGATAACTCTATATACAGTAGCTAATATGCTTTCTGAACTTGGAGGAGATACAGATGATGATGGTAATAAGTTAGACAATTATTTTCAAAGCTTACCAGCTAATTCGGTAGCTAAAATGCAATATGCTACAAGTAAATTTGCCGATGGAAGTGCTAGAGGAAGTATTTTTGCTGTCGCTATGGCAGAGCTTTCACGTTTTACAATGAGCAGTATAGCTAAAATGACTGCTAAAAATTCTATTAATTTAAAAGAAGTTGGATTTAGTAGATATATTGAAAAAGTAGTAAAAGTAGAAGTTAAAGAAAAATTAGAAGATGATAAAAAAATAAATTTTATTAAAACTAATATAAGTGAATGTATAGGAGCTTTTAGTGGGTTAGAAAAAGTAGAAATAATGAAAGGTTATGAACCCAATGAAGATAGATTTATAGAAGAGATTAGAGCTTTTGGAAGTAAAGGTAATGAAATTATAAAGGGTATAGAAGTTGATACTTCTGATTTAGATGTAAATGAAGTAGGAGAATATATAATTAAGTTTAGGGTTCTTGATACTGATTATGACAATAAACCAATAGCTCTATTTATGGTAACTCCTGATTATGATGGTTCTAATCATGTATTAGCTAGTATTTTTATAAGGCAACTTTATTATGTTTTATCAAAGGAGGCTTCTCTATTCGATACTGCAAAATGTGAAAGAGAAGTTATTTTTATATTAGATGAATTTGGAAATATGCCACCAATAGAAGGAATGGGAACATTAACTACTGTTTGTTTAGGTAGAAGAATAAGATTTAATATGATAATTCAAGCTTATTCTCAATTAAAAAAATTATATGGTGAAGATGAAAAAACAATTGTTGGTAACTGTGGAAATGTTATTTATATTTTGACAAATGATAATGATACTGCTGAAGAAATATCAAAATCTTTAGGAGATAAAACAATAGTTAATCAATCAAGATCAGGAGAGATACTGGATATAACTAAAAATAGAACAGAAAGTGTTGATAGTAGAAGACTTTTACTTCCTGAAGAATTAAAGAAATTTAAAGAAGGAGAAACAGTTGTATTAAGGGTTATAAAAAGACAAGATTTGAAAAGAAGTAAAATAGTTCCAAATCCAATTTATAATCATGGTGAAACTGCATTTAAATATAGATATGAATATTTAAGTGAAGATTTTAATAATGAAAATGTATTTAAAAATATAAAAATAAAAAGTAAACATAGAAATTTAGACTTAGATAGCTTATTAATAGATTTTAATGAAAGTAAAGATGAATATATAAGTAAAATAGATAAGCAGTTGAATAATATTATAAGTGCTTATGATAGAAATTTAAATGTAAATGAAGATATAAATACTATTAAAGAAGATTGCATTGAAAATTTTGAAGAAAAGGCTAATGAAACTGAAATTTATTGTAGTGAAAAAGATATTACTTTAGGTGAGTTCTTAGACTACTCATTTATTATGAAGTTAAATACTTATAATAATAGGTTTAGGGAATTAAGAGATATAAAATTTAATAAAGATACTCCTTTTAGTGAATTTGAAAAGTTATATAACTTTGAAGGAAGTAAACATTTAGAAGAATATAATAAAATTTTAAATATTCTAAAAGCTAAAAAAGTTACAGGAGGTGAAGAAAAGTGACTTTAATAGAATTAACTGAAATGGGTATTTTGAGTATAACAGGTATAATTAGTCACGCATTTAGATGGTTAGGATGGCAAATTATATGGTTATTAGCTTCTTTAGTTGATGGCGTAGAAGGAGCAGTAAATAAAATATATACTCTTAATTCATTTTTTTCGAGTTCAGAAGTAAATAATTTTATAGATAGATATAAACCTATTATCTGGTCTATATTAGCTATTTCATTAGCAGTATTAGGCTATAAAATAATAATGAATAGAAAAATGGACAAACAAAGTATTCCTACCAATTTAATCTTTTCATTAATTGTTGTTATAGCTCTTCCAATGCTTATGGTTAAAATGGGAGATTTAACAAATTTGGTAGTAAAAGATGTTAAAGCTGGATATACTTCTTCAGCTAA
It includes:
- a CDS encoding class D sortase, which gives rise to MKKILVILILIGISLISVASYIDYKDNNIKNDLISNYENNSSIDNSIEKENDNIENKISNEFEYKEETINSKRTNVIGILEIKSIGLKAPIVDGEENLDYVVAKYRNSANFGQVGNVILAGHNNMKGSIFKNLYKVKIGDIIEIKTDNNIYKYKLTERVIVNPSDSSLLTQDISKKEITLITCINRAKERLILKGKII
- a CDS encoding sporulation initiation factor Spo0A C-terminal domain-containing protein, which translates into the protein MDKGQDKVIKFYIENSIEIGEFSLEKEVNELLSEFITPYKRSFEAIKIGVILLVNNIEYRNKATKLYEKIAEILDSTYSSIYRSIRYSLDVAYWQGRLKNKSIGEYKFIEPQTKPTPFEFMNMIREQISTKMNRCFVAKSKALKGGDVIG
- a CDS encoding VirD4-like conjugal transfer protein, CD1115 family, whose translation is MSFFSNLKNTISNELRSNEKYKNEKFNLGRFVSSNKTLVTLTLSILLAVTIIVNIIVGAFTTLTSFNSDTISSFSVLKSMFNITLIFKYPLFYLLIYIVLCIPILKLVFDLKKSFISLEDGQKGTSRFTTLEEIKAQYKEVPEKKEGFKGGGGVPISRHKDKIYIDTSPVNNLIIGTTRSGKGEMFVVPLIDIYSRAEEQASMVLNDPKGELVAMSKDTLEKRGYRVEVLNLLNPLNSISYNPLQLIIDAYEKGELDEAQNLCKTLTYALYYNPSAKDPFWQNSAMTLVNGLILAIIDECLNKCKILDVKIKDFENKINELRNKINEVENTEEIKIINNKIEAHKEAIKELEKRKKEENSKITLYTVANMLSELGGDTDDDGNKLDNYFQSLPANSVAKMQYATSKFADGSARGSIFAVAMAELSRFTMSSIAKMTAKNSINLKEVGFSRYIEKVVKVEVKEKLEDDKKINFIKTNISECIGAFSGLEKVEIMKGYEPNEDRFIEEIRAFGSKGNEIIKGIEVDTSDLDVNEVGEYIIKFRVLDTDYDNKPIALFMVTPDYDGSNHVLASIFIRQLYYVLSKEASLFDTAKCEREVIFILDEFGNMPPIEGMGTLTTVCLGRRIRFNMIIQAYSQLKKLYGEDEKTIVGNCGNVIYILTNDNDTAEEISKSLGDKTIVNQSRSGEILDITKNRTESVDSRRLLLPEELKKFKEGETVVLRVIKRQDLKRSKIVPNPIYNHGETAFKYRYEYLSEDFNNENVFKNIKIKSKHRNLDLDSLLIDFNESKDEYISKIDKQLNNIISAYDRNLNVNEDINTIKEDCIENFEEKANETEIYCSEKDITLGEFLDYSFIMKLNTYNNRFRELRDIKFNKDTPFSEFEKLYNFEGSKHLEEYNKILNILKAKKVTGGEEK